One genomic window of Halococcus agarilyticus includes the following:
- the btuC gene encoding vitamin B12 ABC transporter permease BtuC, with amino-acid sequence MGTGTRAESGTAAPEGEPGTDAAVGASGVVRRTVAWSAGLTVALIAVVLASATIGPVGIGYGVVARAVLDALPWFSFRVPDTAATIVLGLRLPRIALAAVVGFALASAGTVMQGFFRNPMADPSIIGVSTGAAVGAVATIVFPLAVPFGLGLHGAAFVGALVAAFSVYAIATENGRTPVATLLLAGVAIQTFLGAVISYMTINAGWSIRRVVFWLSGNLTNSTWGNVVTTLPLALVAFGILLAYARDLNVLLLGEADAHALGIEVERTKRVLLAVSSVLTAAAVAVAGVIGFVGLIVPHVMRLLVGPDHRILLPTSALAGGGFLVAADTLARSGAAELPVGIVTAAVGAPFFLYLLRRQEVHAL; translated from the coding sequence ATGGGAACCGGGACGCGAGCCGAGTCCGGGACCGCGGCCCCCGAGGGCGAGCCGGGCACGGACGCCGCCGTCGGGGCCTCCGGCGTGGTCCGACGCACCGTCGCGTGGTCCGCTGGCCTCACGGTCGCGCTGATCGCGGTGGTGCTCGCGAGCGCGACGATCGGGCCGGTCGGGATCGGGTACGGCGTGGTCGCGAGGGCCGTACTCGACGCGCTCCCGTGGTTCAGCTTTCGCGTCCCCGATACCGCGGCGACCATCGTGCTCGGCCTCCGGCTGCCCCGGATCGCGCTCGCGGCGGTCGTCGGGTTCGCGCTCGCGAGTGCGGGCACCGTGATGCAGGGCTTTTTCAGGAATCCGATGGCCGACCCCTCGATCATCGGGGTCTCGACCGGCGCGGCGGTCGGCGCGGTCGCCACCATCGTGTTCCCGCTCGCGGTCCCGTTCGGGCTCGGGCTCCACGGGGCGGCCTTCGTCGGCGCGCTGGTCGCGGCCTTTTCGGTCTACGCCATCGCCACCGAGAACGGCCGAACGCCGGTCGCCACTCTGCTGCTCGCGGGCGTCGCGATCCAGACCTTTCTGGGTGCGGTGATCTCGTACATGACGATCAACGCCGGCTGGAGCATCCGGCGGGTGGTCTTCTGGCTCTCGGGGAACCTTACTAACAGCACGTGGGGGAACGTCGTCACGACGCTGCCGCTCGCGCTCGTCGCGTTCGGGATCCTGCTCGCGTACGCCCGCGACCTCAACGTCCTCCTGCTCGGCGAGGCGGACGCCCACGCGCTCGGGATCGAGGTCGAGCGCACCAAGCGCGTGCTGCTCGCGGTGTCGAGCGTGCTGACGGCGGCCGCGGTCGCGGTCGCGGGCGTGATCGGGTTCGTCGGGCTGATCGTCCCCCACGTGATGCGGCTGCTCGTGGGTCCCGACCACCGCATCCTGCTGCCGACCAGTGCGCTCGCCGGCGGGGGCTTCCTCGTCGCCGCCGACACCCTCGCGCGGTCGGGGGCCGCCGAGCTCCCGGTCGGGATCGTGACTGCGGCGGTCGGCGCGCCCTTCTTCCTCTACTTGCTCCGCCGTCAGGAGGTCCACGCGCTGTGA
- a CDS encoding ABC transporter ATP-binding protein, with translation MIDVEDLSIAFGDVAAVSDASLDVDRGEVVGLVGPNGAGKTTLLSAINGLIDPASGRVRIDGDRAGSLSARAIARRVATVPQETNLSFAFPVREVVAMGRTPYRSRFERASESDREHTARAMERTGTKRFADRAIDEISGGERQRVILARALCQDPEVLLLDEPTASLDVNHQVRTLSLLGEFVADGRAALCAIHDLSLAARFCDRLALLSEGRVVATGPPESVLTETHVERAFDADAAVTRHPVTGAVDVTATADRPERDVRVHVLGGGRAGARAVAALADAGFSLSAGVLPNGDVALETADAHGVETVTAAPFAPIDEHTRERAAAAVRAADVAVLVGGGETNRRLATDARRLVIVEGEASETAAEGSASVAADRPRPACVVGVEGVVAGVETAFHASSGPERPEAAADD, from the coding sequence GTGATCGACGTCGAGGACCTCTCGATCGCGTTCGGCGACGTCGCGGCCGTGAGCGACGCCTCCCTCGACGTCGATCGCGGCGAGGTCGTGGGCCTCGTCGGGCCGAACGGTGCGGGCAAGACCACCCTGCTGAGCGCGATCAACGGACTGATCGACCCCGCGAGCGGAAGGGTTCGGATCGACGGCGACCGCGCCGGGAGCCTCTCGGCACGCGCGATCGCGCGTCGAGTGGCAACCGTACCCCAGGAGACGAATCTCTCCTTCGCCTTTCCGGTCCGCGAGGTGGTCGCGATGGGCCGAACGCCGTACCGCTCACGATTCGAGCGCGCCTCGGAGAGCGATCGCGAGCACACCGCACGCGCCATGGAGCGAACAGGGACGAAGCGCTTCGCCGACCGCGCCATCGACGAGATCAGCGGCGGCGAGCGCCAGCGCGTGATTCTCGCCCGCGCGCTCTGCCAGGACCCCGAGGTACTCCTGCTCGACGAGCCGACCGCCAGCCTCGACGTCAACCACCAGGTGCGCACGCTCTCGCTCCTCGGCGAGTTCGTCGCCGACGGCCGGGCGGCGCTGTGTGCGATCCACGACCTCTCGCTCGCCGCCCGGTTCTGTGACCGGCTCGCCCTGCTTTCCGAGGGTCGTGTGGTCGCCACCGGTCCTCCAGAATCGGTGCTGACCGAGACCCACGTCGAGCGCGCGTTCGACGCCGACGCCGCCGTGACCCGCCACCCCGTCACGGGTGCGGTCGACGTGACCGCAACGGCCGACCGCCCCGAGCGTGACGTGCGGGTTCACGTCCTCGGCGGTGGCCGGGCGGGCGCGCGAGCCGTCGCCGCGCTCGCCGACGCCGGTTTCTCGCTGTCGGCGGGCGTGCTCCCGAACGGCGACGTCGCGCTCGAAACCGCCGATGCACATGGAGTCGAAACCGTCACCGCCGCGCCGTTCGCGCCGATCGACGAGCACACTCGTGAGCGTGCTGCGGCGGCGGTGCGGGCGGCCGACGTCGCGGTGCTCGTCGGGGGCGGCGAAACGAACCGCCGGCTCGCCACCGACGCGAGGCGATTGGTGATCGTCGAAGGTGAAGCGTCGGAAACCGCCGCCGAGGGGAGCGCGAGTGTGGCCGCCGATCGCCCCCGGCCCGCGTGCGTCGTCGGCGTCGAGGGAGTCGTCGCCGGGGTCGAGACGGCGTTCCACGCTTCGAGCGGTCCCGAGCGGCCCGAGGCGGCGGCCGACGACTGA
- a CDS encoding PH domain-containing protein, translating into MSSGVESTGWLPLTADEEVLWAGTPSLAPATPAILVGFGLSLLGAWLPREVTIQGVPERLAFALVPLGIAIVAWVYLVRWGTRYVFTTKAIYEKTGVFSIRVTRVPIDRIQNTAFEQSLTERLLSYGDVAVYTAGSGGVNLALSDVPDPEHVTGLVTTQLSESAATTAGRGVAGAGQATS; encoded by the coding sequence ATGAGTTCGGGCGTCGAGTCGACCGGGTGGCTCCCGCTCACCGCCGACGAGGAGGTGCTCTGGGCGGGCACGCCGAGCCTCGCCCCGGCGACGCCCGCGATCCTCGTGGGGTTCGGGCTGAGCCTGCTCGGTGCGTGGCTCCCCCGCGAGGTCACGATTCAGGGCGTGCCCGAACGGCTCGCCTTCGCCCTCGTTCCGCTCGGGATCGCGATCGTCGCGTGGGTGTACCTCGTCCGCTGGGGCACCCGGTACGTGTTCACGACGAAGGCGATCTACGAGAAGACGGGCGTGTTCTCGATCCGGGTCACGCGCGTGCCGATCGACCGGATCCAGAACACCGCGTTCGAGCAGTCGTTGACCGAGCGCCTCCTCTCGTACGGCGACGTCGCGGTGTACACGGCCGGCTCGGGCGGCGTGAACCTCGCACTCAGCGACGTCCCCGATCCCGAGCACGTGACCGGGCTCGTGACCACACAGCTCAGCGAGTCAGCCGCCACGACCGCGGGGCGCGGGGTGGCGGGCGCGGGCCAGGCCACGTCGTGA
- a CDS encoding polyprenol monophosphomannose synthase: protein MGEPPRSDARDSAPRDDDPNHEPAIGAESDGRRRDGGHGTAMTASGSPSVSIIIPTYNERENIERVVDRCQAALDGYRFEIVVVDDDSPDKTWQVVADAYDGAETVRVVRRTEESGLATAVSRGFDEATAELCAVIDADLQHPPEKLPELVAAFDTGADIVIGSRHVAGGGVENWSLARRIVSRGAMAIAKLALPPTRGISDPMSGFFAIRREIIDGVALAPTGYKILLEVLMKCEYDRIAEVPYVFTERERGESKLTADEYLDFLTHVYDLRRDERGGCERAIPVTVEGRR, encoded by the coding sequence ATGGGAGAACCGCCACGATCGGATGCAAGGGACAGCGCTCCGCGGGACGACGATCCGAACCACGAGCCGGCGATCGGTGCGGAGAGCGACGGCCGTCGCCGCGATGGGGGCCACGGCACGGCCATGACGGCGTCGGGTTCGCCGTCGGTCTCGATCATCATCCCCACCTACAACGAGCGCGAGAACATCGAGCGCGTCGTCGATCGCTGCCAGGCGGCGCTCGACGGCTACCGCTTCGAGATCGTGGTCGTCGACGACGACTCCCCCGACAAGACCTGGCAGGTCGTCGCCGACGCGTACGACGGTGCGGAGACGGTGCGGGTCGTCCGCCGCACCGAGGAGTCGGGGCTCGCGACCGCGGTCTCGCGCGGGTTCGACGAGGCGACCGCCGAGCTGTGCGCGGTGATCGACGCCGACCTCCAGCATCCCCCCGAGAAACTCCCCGAGCTCGTCGCGGCGTTCGACACCGGCGCGGACATCGTGATCGGGAGCCGCCACGTCGCCGGCGGCGGGGTCGAGAACTGGTCGCTCGCCCGCCGGATCGTCAGCCGCGGCGCGATGGCGATCGCGAAGCTCGCGCTCCCGCCGACACGGGGGATCTCCGACCCGATGAGCGGCTTCTTCGCGATCCGGCGCGAGATCATCGACGGCGTCGCGCTCGCGCCCACCGGCTACAAGATCCTGCTCGAAGTCCTCATGAAATGCGAGTACGACCGGATCGCCGAGGTTCCCTATGTCTTCACCGAGCGCGAGCGCGGCGAGTCGAAGCTCACCGCCGACGAGTACCTCGACTTCCTCACTCACGTCTACGATCTCCGGCGCGACGAGCGTGGCGGATGCGAGCGGGCGATCCCCGTCACGGTCGAAGGCCGGCGGTAG
- a CDS encoding arylsulfotransferase family protein yields the protein MAPLSRQRLGTLLILLAVVGVVGSFAVSAATAPSAGTGSANDSADRGRTLVGMQAEGRVAMLDANGDPLWRIGSETVDYFDVTMLDNGSVLAGFVAEDQEECGQYEAPCSRTGFRLIDPEPEPTVANEWSFPVRTKLNSEVHDVEPLPSGEYLLTDMEYERILTVAQNGSITWQWNASQHYDAPPDVTRTDWLHINDVDRVGDGRYMVSVRNANQLLVIERGEGVVDVINEDEERGNDANCKRRGGLADYSNDSGGDVRCGDPEVMDHQHNPQSIDDGAVLVADSENDRVIELHEQNGSWEVAWGVDTSNGVRYDWPRDADRLPNGNTLITDSRNDRVVEVTPNGTTVWKADTGRWPYEAERLPYGELINDDRLTRLDSNGDTPTRGTDSPLPFVDRAYAGLSFVVSLPTWFQPWHIGVVAVAVVFVVVGSVLVVSARWNR from the coding sequence ATGGCTCCGCTCTCCCGCCAGCGACTCGGGACGCTGTTGATCCTCCTCGCGGTCGTGGGCGTCGTCGGATCGTTCGCGGTGAGCGCGGCGACCGCACCCAGCGCCGGGACGGGATCGGCGAACGACTCCGCCGACCGCGGCCGGACGCTCGTCGGGATGCAGGCCGAGGGCCGGGTCGCGATGCTCGACGCGAACGGCGATCCGCTCTGGCGGATCGGCAGCGAAACCGTCGATTACTTCGACGTCACCATGCTCGACAACGGCAGCGTCCTCGCGGGGTTCGTCGCCGAGGACCAGGAGGAGTGTGGCCAGTACGAAGCGCCGTGCTCCCGCACGGGCTTTCGGCTAATCGATCCGGAGCCCGAACCGACCGTCGCGAACGAGTGGTCGTTCCCGGTGCGCACGAAACTGAACAGCGAGGTCCACGACGTCGAGCCGTTGCCCTCCGGCGAGTACCTCCTGACCGACATGGAGTACGAGCGGATCCTCACGGTCGCCCAAAATGGTTCGATCACGTGGCAGTGGAACGCCAGCCAGCACTACGACGCGCCGCCCGACGTCACACGCACCGACTGGCTCCACATCAACGACGTCGATCGGGTCGGTGACGGCCGGTACATGGTGTCGGTCCGGAACGCGAACCAGCTGTTGGTGATCGAGCGCGGCGAGGGCGTCGTCGACGTGATCAACGAGGACGAGGAACGGGGCAACGACGCCAACTGTAAACGCCGAGGCGGGCTCGCCGACTACAGCAACGACAGCGGCGGCGACGTGCGGTGTGGCGATCCCGAGGTCATGGACCACCAGCACAACCCGCAGTCGATCGACGACGGCGCAGTTCTCGTCGCCGACAGCGAGAACGACCGCGTGATCGAGCTTCACGAACAGAACGGTAGCTGGGAGGTCGCATGGGGCGTCGACACCTCGAACGGCGTCCGGTACGACTGGCCGCGCGACGCCGACCGGCTGCCGAACGGCAACACGCTGATCACCGACTCGCGGAACGATCGGGTGGTCGAGGTCACGCCGAACGGCACGACAGTATGGAAAGCCGACACCGGGCGGTGGCCCTACGAGGCCGAACGACTGCCCTACGGCGAACTCATCAACGACGACCGGCTCACGCGGCTCGACAGCAACGGCGACACGCCGACCCGGGGGACCGACTCCCCCCTCCCGTTCGTCGACCGGGCGTACGCCGGGCTCTCCTTCGTGGTCTCGCTGCCCACGTGGTTCCAGCCGTGGCACATCGGCGTGGTCGCGGTCGCGGTCGTCTTCGTCGTCGTCGGGAGCGTGCTGGTCGTGAGCGCGCGGTGGAACCGATAA
- a CDS encoding sulfatase, with protein sequence MKVLLLTIDAWRASHASFVPDAVGDHTPNLARLAEDGVVFTEGVSHGPATPYAFPSVFTSTLPLDHGGYERLSEDRTLVSEALSRAGWRSVGVHANPWLGEKYGYGRGYTEYRDVGEFGLPGLEPARQFLLDNFSLDHPVYRAAQYVYRYAQKPLRTVTGDAAEIEVAREALDSADDEAFVWTHLLEPHAPYTPPKRHREAVGVPAIEDSPAQLVTRAQHEPESFTEREREVVRGLYAASVRHADEKAGTLLESVDDDTLVIVTADHGEALFEHGQVGHEPNLHDELTHVPFLVRPPADVDVNTDTVDTQARHIDIAPTILDYADVDLPASYRGRSLRPAIEGDGLDDELAISEVASTPTEPGRLAPDALQVAVRTPERKLIYTNDGIEGYDRRDDPGERDPITEPTGEDWDALRAALDDRLAAIEIADTEATERDEDVQQRLRDLGYIE encoded by the coding sequence ATGAAGGTTCTCCTCCTGACCATCGACGCGTGGCGCGCGTCACACGCCTCGTTCGTGCCCGACGCCGTCGGCGATCACACCCCCAATCTCGCGCGGCTCGCCGAGGACGGCGTCGTCTTTACCGAGGGTGTGAGCCACGGCCCCGCGACGCCCTATGCTTTCCCATCCGTCTTCACCTCGACGCTCCCGCTCGATCACGGAGGATACGAACGGCTGAGCGAGGACCGGACCCTGGTGAGCGAGGCGCTCTCGCGAGCGGGCTGGCGATCGGTCGGCGTCCACGCCAACCCGTGGCTCGGCGAGAAGTACGGCTACGGCCGGGGGTACACCGAGTACCGCGACGTCGGCGAGTTCGGCCTGCCGGGGCTCGAACCCGCCCGCCAGTTCCTGCTCGACAACTTCTCGCTCGATCACCCCGTCTACCGCGCCGCCCAGTACGTCTACCGCTACGCCCAGAAACCGCTTCGAACGGTGACGGGCGACGCCGCCGAGATCGAGGTCGCGCGCGAGGCGCTCGACAGCGCCGACGACGAGGCGTTCGTCTGGACCCACCTGCTCGAACCCCACGCCCCCTACACGCCGCCGAAACGCCACCGCGAGGCGGTCGGCGTGCCCGCGATCGAGGACAGCCCCGCACAGCTCGTGACGCGCGCCCAGCACGAACCCGAGTCGTTCACCGAGCGCGAGCGCGAGGTCGTTCGGGGGCTGTACGCCGCGTCGGTCCGCCACGCCGACGAGAAGGCGGGCACACTTCTCGAAAGCGTGGACGACGACACGCTCGTGATCGTGACCGCCGACCACGGCGAGGCGCTGTTCGAGCACGGCCAGGTCGGCCACGAACCCAACCTCCACGACGAGCTGACTCACGTCCCGTTCCTGGTCCGGCCACCGGCCGACGTGGACGTGAACACCGATACCGTCGACACGCAGGCGCGTCACATCGACATCGCGCCGACCATCCTCGACTACGCCGATGTCGATCTCCCGGCGAGCTACCGTGGTCGATCGCTTCGGCCCGCGATCGAGGGCGACGGCCTCGACGACGAACTCGCGATCAGCGAGGTCGCTTCGACGCCGACCGAACCCGGCCGGCTCGCGCCCGACGCGCTCCAGGTCGCGGTCAGAACGCCAGAACGGAAGCTCATCTACACTAACGACGGGATCGAGGGATACGATCGTCGCGACGATCCCGGCGAACGCGACCCGATCACGGAGCCGACCGGCGAGGACTGGGACGCGCTCCGCGCCGCGCTCGACGACCGCCTCGCGGCGATCGAGATCGCCGACACCGAGGCGACCGAGCGCGACGAGGACGTCCAGCAACGGCTCCGCGATCTCGGCTACATCGAATAG
- a CDS encoding glycosyltransferase family 4 protein: protein MVGTRIALCPHLSVEHYRGGEKWVTALANRLATDGVDVSIRALPYAPGGERRVDVRDVLHPEVPYREAWHHDLSGFDTAYVFYNPLSEVFFSGGTTRIAGIHSWAFVSPKLFEAHYGVVPTAVKLLYRAIGERDLGRFDAVHTVTPAYDSPHPNTIHIPNFVDVERFHPDRDDRAEEFTVLTTAAHIREKGWDTVQAVAERLAPEIRVVTTGDGAGAVEGLGFLDEDELADAYARAHVVLHPARVDTDSMVINEACASGTPVVTTPLSTHVRENDAILHAETPRGMAHAVRLLRAEWRHDGGYDERCRRAREEGEAHGFDEIYLRLKDLLVSPPTVETGTTRTEVRV from the coding sequence ATGGTCGGGACGCGTATCGCCCTGTGTCCGCACCTCTCGGTCGAGCACTACCGCGGCGGCGAGAAGTGGGTGACTGCGCTCGCCAATCGGCTCGCTACTGACGGAGTCGACGTCTCGATCCGCGCGCTCCCCTACGCGCCCGGCGGCGAGCGCCGGGTCGACGTTCGGGACGTGCTCCACCCGGAAGTCCCCTATCGGGAGGCGTGGCACCACGACCTCTCCGGGTTCGACACCGCGTACGTCTTCTACAACCCGCTCTCGGAGGTGTTCTTTTCCGGAGGGACGACCCGCATCGCGGGCATCCACTCGTGGGCGTTCGTCTCGCCGAAACTGTTCGAGGCCCACTACGGCGTCGTCCCCACCGCCGTCAAGCTTCTCTACCGCGCGATCGGCGAACGCGACCTCGGCCGATTCGACGCGGTCCACACGGTGACACCGGCCTACGACTCGCCGCATCCGAACACGATCCACATCCCGAACTTCGTCGACGTCGAGCGGTTCCACCCCGACAGGGACGACCGCGCCGAGGAGTTCACCGTCCTGACGACCGCCGCCCACATCCGCGAGAAGGGCTGGGACACGGTCCAGGCGGTGGCCGAGCGGCTCGCGCCCGAGATCCGGGTCGTGACGACCGGTGACGGTGCCGGAGCGGTCGAGGGGCTCGGGTTCCTCGACGAGGACGAGCTCGCCGACGCCTACGCCCGCGCGCACGTCGTCCTCCACCCGGCACGGGTCGACACCGACAGCATGGTGATCAACGAGGCCTGCGCGTCGGGCACACCGGTGGTGACGACGCCGCTTTCGACCCACGTCCGCGAGAACGACGCCATCCTCCACGCCGAGACGCCCCGCGGGATGGCTCACGCCGTCCGTCTGCTCCGCGCCGAGTGGCGACACGACGGCGGCTACGACGAGCGCTGCCGGCGCGCGCGAGAGGAGGGTGAGGCTCACGGGTTCGACGAGATCTATCTGCGGCTCAAGGACCTCCTCGTGTCGCCACCGACCGTCGAGACGGGTACGACGCGAACGGAGGTGCGGGTGTGA
- a CDS encoding GtrA family protein: protein MSVLDTVRDVRERSLFHPQNKRLAMYIGVGLVGVAINQAITVGLPRFGVPVVIAGLAARIISTLTNYALNDSVTWRGRGAAGFGQWCWRGVKYVATRLVGIAIGTVGLVFFHQVLGIPLFWANPLSIALGFAWGFGASEKWVWASEDSSLSFEKVKRTLSPSGEGKRE from the coding sequence GTGAGCGTTCTCGACACCGTTCGGGACGTTCGAGAACGTTCGCTGTTCCACCCCCAGAACAAGCGACTCGCGATGTACATCGGGGTCGGTCTCGTGGGTGTCGCGATCAATCAGGCAATCACCGTTGGGTTGCCTCGATTCGGCGTTCCGGTGGTGATCGCCGGACTGGCCGCGCGCATCATCAGCACGCTCACGAACTACGCGTTGAACGACAGCGTGACGTGGCGCGGTCGCGGCGCAGCAGGGTTCGGCCAGTGGTGCTGGCGCGGGGTGAAATACGTCGCCACCCGGCTCGTCGGGATCGCCATCGGCACCGTCGGTCTGGTCTTTTTCCACCAGGTCCTCGGCATCCCCCTGTTCTGGGCGAACCCTCTCTCGATAGCGCTCGGTTTCGCATGGGGGTTCGGCGCGAGCGAGAAGTGGGTCTGGGCCTCGGAGGACTCCTCGCTGTCGTTCGAGAAAGTCAAGCGGACGCTCTCACCCTCGGGCGAGGGCAAGCGTGAGTAG
- a CDS encoding DUF2079 domain-containing protein, producing MSRLSEAVDTSDSSASATDRLLAFFPNRDDPTWYVLGLALALFVGFAIYTSLMHARFASTGADLGAYTHMFATTLDGEGWLLHGKYRVSQPTGSYWGAHFSLTLLLFLPLFALVPSVYTLLVAKSFVLATSVVVLWLLAREVLDSDRLAGVVTLSYAFNPFLWSAWSFDFQEQILIPPLLFAAYYAYRKEHHLAFLGLLAAVLFTNEFVIYVVAGFTVGLIVAAARAGRLRERAPVLVAAVVLVGVARVVSTTIMSYYSAFGGLPSYVVAAPLQPFIDTARVSLTDLVGLMLANPELLLESATFAVDQKLLFFAAFMLPVLFLALFDERSLFALVPFLGFAWVFTGEAKAVYYTFGAHYPLYLLPFVYVGTMGALDRLSGRFESVSRPSRAVFAGLVAVVLVTSLVAGVASGGGHLARPPDPQPDHRETLDAAIESIPANATLIAQNDIYPHVATRENAGFIVSQNTFSAYEREYGPVTPEYILVDSQLNPNAPWSRTVQRSYADRLGSEYGLSRYEDGVQIFERGYDGPVRGITQSEPDARRYDAADFATDTGTESDGRIVSANGSAGDYIWFGPYDVLTPGTYTATVRVNVSGVGSTPVVRIDAAAGGGSEILASETVAPERGWQTVTMTFTIDETVSDVEFRGIREGDGRVVFDGVRVRYDSAGNGTNASRLAADAATTPPRTEVSG from the coding sequence GTGAGTAGACTCAGCGAGGCCGTCGACACGTCCGATTCGTCCGCGTCCGCGACAGACAGGCTGCTCGCCTTTTTCCCGAATCGCGACGACCCGACGTGGTACGTGCTCGGTCTCGCACTCGCCCTGTTCGTCGGCTTTGCGATCTACACGTCGTTGATGCACGCGCGCTTTGCCTCCACCGGGGCCGATCTCGGGGCGTACACCCACATGTTCGCCACCACGCTCGACGGCGAGGGGTGGCTCCTCCACGGGAAGTACCGGGTGAGCCAGCCCACCGGCTCGTACTGGGGCGCACACTTCTCGCTCACGCTCCTCCTCTTCCTCCCGCTGTTCGCGCTCGTTCCCTCCGTTTACACGCTCCTGGTCGCCAAATCGTTCGTGCTCGCGACGAGCGTCGTGGTGCTGTGGCTGCTCGCGCGCGAAGTTCTCGACTCCGACCGGCTCGCGGGTGTGGTGACGCTCTCCTATGCGTTCAACCCCTTTCTGTGGTCGGCGTGGTCGTTCGACTTCCAGGAACAGATCCTGATCCCGCCGCTGCTGTTCGCCGCGTACTACGCCTACCGGAAGGAGCATCATCTCGCCTTCCTCGGACTGCTCGCCGCCGTACTCTTCACCAACGAGTTCGTGATCTACGTCGTGGCGGGGTTCACCGTCGGGCTGATCGTCGCGGCGGCCAGAGCGGGTCGACTGCGCGAGCGTGCACCCGTCCTCGTCGCGGCGGTGGTGCTGGTGGGCGTCGCGCGCGTCGTCTCGACGACGATCATGAGCTACTACAGCGCGTTCGGCGGGCTGCCGTCGTACGTGGTGGCGGCACCGCTCCAGCCGTTCATCGACACCGCGCGCGTCTCGCTGACCGACCTCGTCGGGCTCATGCTCGCGAACCCCGAGCTCCTGCTCGAATCGGCGACGTTCGCGGTCGACCAGAAGCTGCTCTTCTTCGCCGCGTTCATGCTGCCCGTCCTCTTTCTCGCCCTGTTCGACGAGCGGTCGCTGTTCGCGCTCGTGCCGTTCCTCGGGTTCGCGTGGGTGTTCACCGGCGAGGCGAAGGCGGTCTACTACACCTTCGGCGCGCACTACCCGCTCTACCTCCTGCCCTTTGTCTACGTCGGGACGATGGGCGCGCTCGATCGGCTGTCCGGCCGGTTCGAGTCGGTCTCGCGACCCTCCAGGGCGGTGTTCGCTGGCCTGGTCGCCGTCGTGCTCGTCACGAGCCTCGTGGCCGGCGTGGCCTCGGGCGGCGGCCACCTCGCGCGGCCGCCCGACCCACAGCCCGACCACCGGGAGACCCTCGACGCCGCGATCGAGTCGATCCCCGCGAACGCCACGCTGATCGCCCAGAACGACATCTACCCCCACGTCGCCACCCGCGAGAACGCGGGGTTCATCGTGAGTCAGAACACCTTCAGCGCGTACGAGCGCGAGTACGGACCGGTCACCCCCGAGTATATCCTCGTCGACAGCCAGCTCAACCCGAACGCGCCGTGGTCGCGCACCGTCCAGCGGAGCTACGCCGACCGTCTCGGCTCGGAGTACGGCCTCTCCCGGTACGAGGACGGGGTGCAGATCTTCGAGCGCGGCTACGACGGCCCGGTTCGGGGGATCACGCAGTCAGAACCGGACGCGCGTCGGTACGACGCCGCCGACTTCGCCACCGACACCGGCACGGAGAGCGACGGCCGGATCGTCAGCGCGAACGGCTCGGCTGGCGATTACATCTGGTTCGGCCCGTACGACGTGCTGACGCCAGGGACCTACACCGCAACCGTCCGGGTCAACGTCTCGGGCGTGGGGTCGACACCGGTCGTCCGGATCGACGCGGCCGCCGGGGGTGGTTCCGAGATCCTCGCCAGCGAGACGGTCGCGCCCGAACGCGGGTGGCAGACCGTCACGATGACGTTCACGATCGACGAGACGGTGAGTGACGTCGAGTTCCGCGGCATCCGCGAGGGTGACGGACGGGTGGTGTTCGACGGCGTCCGGGTGCGCTATGACTCAGCCGGGAACGGGACGAACGCCAGTCGTCTCGCTGCCGACGCAGCAACGACCCCACCCCGGACGGAGGTGAGCGGATGA